The DNA segment AATGCTGTGTTGAATGCTGGTCACCACATTACTAAAAGGACATTGTGgccttggagagagtccaacaaaTCCAGTGCTTAACACCTAGTATAAAAAAAGAATTGGGGGGACATCACTGACAATTGAAAAGGTCCCTAGCCAATAAGTGCAGCACTTAAACCAGAGGACACACTTGGCAATTAAGTTGATACAGACATTTCTTTACACATAGTAAGGGTATTAAATGGGTTAGCCAtgatgttgatgctgaatcatcgGGACTAAGATTAAGTAGAAACAGGGCAAGCGATGATGGACCAAATGGCCTCTTGTttgaaaatgtcatgtttttatgTATACAAACATAGCGTAATACTGGGTTTATAAAACAGCACCTACAACAGTACAAGGATATGGTATGGTGGTGCTGCTTATCAAAATTTAAGATCCATGTAAATGCCTACTGGTTAATTCTTAGCTTCGAAGATATCattacaaagccattttactttcATGTACACATGTACAAATACCCACCCAGGCTTAATTccatattataatttattttaaaaaaaaattgaagtgaTGTTATATTATGAAAACCAAAACACTTGATAACTAAATTCCAATTGTATTCAGGAACAATAGAGGTTCAGAGTTAATACACAAAGTAAATTACTGAACAGTCTTTATTGTGAGTTCAGAAATAATAGcaagtaacaaaaacacaatttgacATTATAAAACATACAATGCAGTggtgcagaaataaataaatacagaggtTCCAGCCCTCATCAttttaacaaaaatacataacattagaaaaaaaaccctgtttaaATTATTGCCCAGTAGACAATGTGTATGAAAATTACCTTCTTTGACATCATATTGTTTATTGTTGTACACTGTTTGAGCTTTTTAAAGGATTTAACTCCTGTATAAATAACTTGCttaacttaaaaatatatatttagattcCCAATAACAAGATGAATTCACTGGTAGTTGTTtcacaattcctttttaaaaaaaaaaatatatattatacaaaacatTTGGAAACTATGACAAATGTAACAGGAATAAAAAGCTactggtattcatttttatttctatcATTATTTATATCTTTTCTTTAATATACAATTTATAATTTCCAAATAACAATTCTTTATTAATAACAAGCTTGaaattactgtaataaataaGAGCATTTTCATTGACACTAATCATAAAATGTAAAGCTAGTGAAATGGCAAGACCAGTCACAGTATATGTAACTAATTGTTACATGTGTTGGATCCAATGTACAGAGCTTGCTTTTTCTAATGTTTTctaatccatttaaaaaaaaaattttaatcaataaaaatgttcattttttaaaaaaataattgttcatcaaataaataaaacatacaaatctAAAATAGCTGGTTTGAATAAATCCTATATAATCATAAAAATATCTTCTTGGTAGCACACAGAGTGGAATATTGTAGTAAAACCTAATATGTGGAATACACCTGGCCCACCCTTATAAAAATATACCAGTAATGAGGCAGTATTCTGGACACAGAAATTTTGCAGAAGTACTAGGCGTCAGAATCATTTCTCAGGGTACATGAGTCCTTCACTAAAAGCCACTATCCCAGTGTTGGCAGCAATCCACTGGTTGTAGTTTGTAACCCGTGTGTAGACGCCCGGCCTGTAAGCCTTGGCACAGCCTTCTCCCCAGCTGACGATTCCAAACAGAAACATCTTTCCGTAGACATCACAGACCAAGGGGCCACCTGAATCACCCTgcattgaataaaaaaataacttagaTTCCTGGTTCGCATTCTTTTTCAAATCTAGGTCTAGTGCATGATATACAGGAAATACAtaacatttgtatttatatttaaagggGTTATTTATTAAAGCTTTCCATACCTCATTAATGTTAATATTATAAAGACTtaattatacacatacatatactcTTTATTATAAAGAACTAATCTAATTTTAAATAAGCAGTGCTTGTGAAGTCAGATTCCATCTGTTGAAGCACAAATCGAAGGCACTGTGCCGTTTTATTCAAAATCATCTGTACCAGCATTGACATATGTGTGAAAAAATACTGAAACTCCCAACACAACCCAGAACCCACCTTGCAAGAATCCACTTTCCATTCAGGGTGGCCAGCACAGAACATGTTGTCTGTTACTTCAGACCCATAGTACTGCATGCTTTTGCAGGTATTCTGAGGAATCAGTTGAACCGTCGCTTCTCTCAGATATTGGGAAAAGTACCACAAAgctaaaagaaaaaatagaatTAATTTCCATCAGTTCAGACCATTGCTCATCTGTTAGTTGAAGAAGAAGTTACCATGTAATAAGTTGTGGGGTCTGCAATCCACATGGATATTTTTCAGTAGCCATAAAGCATTAGCATGCCAGTAAATGCATAATAACAAGCATCACATTTCAATTACTGCTTAGCttagatattgaaatgtattcacaATAATGAAAAATGATTTACATTGAGCCTCCTTTCCATATCCAGCAATCTCACAATAAGAGCCTTGGGGCAACATCTGGTTTGTTGGGGGAAGGCAGACAGTTTTCACAGAGCTGGACTCCACTGCACACTGTCCACTTAGTTTCACCAGTGCTGAATACAAAACAGAGGAAAACGTTAATGAAATGATTTTCACAAGAAAGGGTTTCCATGAGTTAATTTCTCTGATGTGTGTGTGCTCTGTTGTTAATCATGAATTGAGTAAAAGGACCCCCATCTCAGTTAGTAATGATGTTTCTGTGTTGATTTACTTGTCTTAGCACAACTTCCTATTTAACAGAATCGCACTGTACCTATGTCGTTGTTGAAACTTCCTTGGCTATTATCAAACTCATGGTGAAGAATAATATTTTCAACATCAAATTTCTGTTCTTTAAGAGAGTCAGTGGCATTGAGAGCATCCTTTCCCAAATAGACGGAGTATTGACCAGGTTTTGTATCAGGACTGCAAGAGAAACAagatagaaaaatatatatatatacagtaggttTATTAAACTTAACAAGAATAACACAACAAATAACTACTGGTATCAGGTCTTACACTAACAAAATCCCCAACATACAAATGCTCATTTGCCTCAGAAGCTAGTTTACTGATTTGTATAATTTGAAGATGGCCAATATATGTGCTGTTGATCATGATATTATACCTTAGTATATACTTACTGCACTGTTAGCAAGTAGTGGCCACTTATGTGTCATCTGGTTGTTACACAAGACACAGATCTAAAGCAAGCGATAAAACCGAACCCAAAACTGTGGCTCAAATTACATTTGAAAGAAATaccataaaacaaaatgtgattaAAAGGGAACAAAAATGTGCGAATGCTCCAGAAGAAATATTGCCATAAACatcaagtttgtttgttttattatttggttcTGTAAAGTCGCTGGAAGGATAGTGGTGATAGCTcagaaaaaatatgtatattctgAGCATGTGACACAGTGATGTGTATCAATAAACAGTACTTACCCCTCTGGGAAACAGTGTGCTGCCGTCAGAACCCAGCAGGCACTAATCAGACTCCCACCACACCGGAACATCTCTCTGCTTCTTGATCTGTAGAAGATGGATGCTATCCAGGGGTGAGAATCGATTGTTGAAATTTCTCCTCCTACAATCTTATAGAGATTTTCATCCCTCAGGCCACAAGTGGGAGCTGCAGGGACACAAGAGATCTTGTATGAGGTTTTCAAATAGTCCAAAAAGCCATTTTCTATAATGGGTAAACATCACATTATCTATTCCATTTTATGGAATCTGCTCTCCCATTTCACCTAATCATACAAGTTTGCTCTTTGCATTCTGTaccaccccttataaaagtgatATCAGTTCAAATGCTTGGCCATGGTTTTGATCTTTGTTTCCTATTCCTGGCTATGCTTTGCTATACTTTCACTTTGCTTTGTTGCATGACAGAGCACTTAACACTTTTATAGGAGTCAGAGCGACAATCTATTTTTTCATCACTGCCTTTACTATTAGTTTACAACCCAACAATCCTGTTTTACACCATTATTACGTTGGCCAAAAAAGAGTAAATGGCTTATCAACCATACAAGTATTTCTATTGATAATTCTGTATTTTATACTAAGTCTCCTTTACTTACTTAGTTCTTGTGCACAAGCTGGAACGCTACAGAATTCCTTTTCAAATCTGTGCCCTTTTTTCACATAGCACCAGGGCTTCTTGCTGCTGTCAGGATTCCTGCAAACATAAATGAAAGATGTATGAACACGGTTTGAGGATGTAACATGTTTCCTTGAgttttattacattattcatAGTACCCATTGTATTGGTAAATAGTTTTCTTGGAAAATCTGCTGCCAGAGGCGTTACTCAAATGGGAAGTAGGAGGGCTATTACTTACACTgttgacataaaaaataaacatatctgTGAGTCATAATTTCATCACTAAAGGACTGTGGGAAAGCATGACTATGGCTAATGTATGTATCAGCATTGACAATTTTACCACTGAATCTATTAAAAAGTTCAGCTGAACTAATGAAGAGTGGGGGAGTATATTCATCTACTCAGCAGACTGATGAAACACAATCACAAATCTGGAGGAATGAGTCATTTGCATGCATTTGATAATAGATAATGTCAAGATACTTCAAAACCAAAGGTGTACAATTGGTAGTCAACCACAATATCTCAAAGAAACACTTCAGCAACCTGTTTACTTTGTTTCGTCAATCTACTGACACGTCACAGAGTCAGTCCAGATTGATAATATTGGAGTTGAAGTAGCTGGACCACATCACACTTGTTAGAAACAGTAAATGTGAAATACTCCATATAATTACCTGCAGTTGTTGTGATCGCCAAGTCCTAATTGAACCAACATTGCCTGCTCAGAACTGTAATAGCCAAAGTCAAGCAGTGGATAGTCCCAGTCAAGACATTCATTTCCTGATTCAGTCTCAGACACTGTGCCCCTGTAGTCTGCTCCATTGCCATTATAGCAAGTGGCTCTTGAGTCTGTAATACAGAAATTAGATTGGACCTTAGCTAAAAAGCATAGAGCCACATCCAGATTAAGACAATAAAACAAATCTCGTTTTGATGGTCATGATAGccaaaaataaatctgaatattAAACAACAATGATACTCTAACACTTTGTACAAATGGACATACATGGATAAAATATTTGAGAAATGTGGAAACATAGTTAAAGACAACATACCGAATTCACAAGTTTTTCCTTTGTAGCCTCTGGGGCATTTGCAGCACCATTTTCTTTGGTGATACTTGACTTTAAAACACAATCCTCCATTCAAACACCCACAcccttatgaaaaaaaatatatattaaatacatatctaataggtttacactaaaatatataattttttaacaTGCtccctataaaagtttaccaaggtaAGTTTTCATTGTAATTTTGCATCATACTATGTTTTCCTTATGATTTCcatatgtgttttttatcatgtttcATCACACTTCAATATGGTTTATACAGCTTAAACAGGACTGCCATATTTTAACTATGCTTTAAATATGCACAGTACAAATGTACagtttaatatgtacagtaaaaaaaataaataaacctgaaaGAGCACTGCACCTGTCATTTGTAATATAACATGAACTAGGACTTGAATGATCAAGGTCTTGGTCTTAAAGATCAGTGTGACAATAACTGTAATATTCACTACTAAATTGCAGCTTCTGGTCTGAGTAAGATTCACTGCACAACATGTCTGATGGATTTCAGGTTGTGGAATAATACATTAGGGGCACATCTTAGACACCAAAGGAGTTGGCTTACCTTCTTCCACATATTCATAACTGTACAGTTCTGAGCTTGTTGGTCTTGGAgcctgcaaacaaacaaaaaaaatattcaaaacatttaacatgtttaagaAGGATAAAAGAAGGTTcctcttaaaaaaaacacactgtagaAAACGATAAAGTGCCTTTGCTGAATAAGTCCTCTTGTAAAAGCGTTGTAACAATTACTTAACATGACTTGTAGTTGTTGCGATGACAGGAATATTTATATGAACAAGACAGTGTTTTTAGGAATGAGACTTTTATTTGTGGCttgcaaaaaacaaatgaaaaccaaTCTAGTGGCTTTTTTTTAGCAACAGCCTTATTTTATAAGGAACTTCTCAGTTTTGCTATGATTTTATAGGGCTGCACAAACTGTGGACTTTACTTACAGCTTCCAGACTGAAGATGTGTGGCAACACAGCCATTAATAAAAGCAGGAACTTCATTGTAATTCTGAGGTTGTTGTTCTCTTCCTTATTTGGAGTGTCTGTAAGTGAAAAGCACAAACATTGTACTAACCTGCAATAAAATTGAAGTGCTGTTAATTATGACACACATGGTTTTTATTAtggttacaatatacagtataacagtATATTGTTTTACTTCATACCTACATAACTGTTTTTCACTGTCTATAAACATCCTGTGAAGGTTGACAATATTCTGGCAACAGATGGcctatatttttttattctaggAATATTTAAATTAAAGGGCCTGTCTCAGAAAGGAAGTCATGTCTGGCTTTGATTAAATTCCATGGAAAAACCAATCCTGCCAAAACTCAAAGCTGCATAACGCTTTCAATGTCAAATGGAATATTCATCTGAAAGAAAAGCTCTTTAATGTGTATGAGTGTTAGAGAAGGTTTGTCCCTATCTGCATTCACGTTCATCAATATTTCTATATGTGTAAGCTAGATGGCGAGTATTGTatctttattgtaaaataaacagcgcttTGCTGGCACTGGTGTGGCTAGTTTACCTAATCCATTCAAGATTTACACAACAGCCACCCAATTAGAGCTGAGGTTTAGAtcaggaaaataaaactgttactcaTTACCACACACCACAATAATAAGGTTCCCACATCTCcaagtttttattattacatattCAGTAGGGGTGAGACTCATCCTGCCACATGCTTATGATACAGATCCAGATGGTGCAATCTGAAAAAGTTTACACACGTTTACCAAATATTGTATCACAGCAGCTAAATGTAATCCAAATAATCcaaatatcatatttaaaatgtatactaaCTTGAAATGAAATACAATTCAAGTTCCCAAACCACATTCTTCTTTCCATAGGCACCCTTCAATTGTTACACATGTGTCAAtttcctgtgtgtattttgctCTATAATTATGTCTCAAAATTGTATACCATAAAAGCTTTACAGACAATGCTGTAGACAACGGCTTTGTAGTCCCACAAAGCCATGGTTATGTGAAAAGATCACTATAGTTTGTCAGGACCTGGTTTCCTGATTTTGCTAAATTACTGCCCAGCCTGTGTTGAAGTTTAATTTCATTTATATCTTTTAGGTTGACCTATTAgtctatat comes from the Acipenser ruthenus chromosome 13, fAciRut3.2 maternal haplotype, whole genome shotgun sequence genome and includes:
- the LOC117417693 gene encoding tissue-type plasminogen activator-like isoform X2 is translated as MKFLLLLMAVLPHIFSLEAAPRPTSSELYSYEYVEEDSRATCYNGNGADYRGTVSETESGNECLDWDYPLLDFGYYSSEQAMLVQLGLGDHNNCRNPDSSKKPWCYVKKGHRFEKEFCSVPACAQELTPTCGLRDENLYKIVGGEISTIDSHPWIASIFYRSRSREMFRCGGSLISACWVLTAAHCFPEGPDTKPGQYSVYLGKDALNATDSLKEQKFDVENIILHHEFDNSQGSFNNDIALVKLSGQCAVESSSVKTVCLPPTNQMLPQGSYCEIAGYGKEAQSLWYFSQYLREATVQLIPQNTCKSMQYYGSEVTDNMFCAGHPEWKVDSCKGDSGGPLVCDVYGKMFLFGIVSWGEGCAKAYRPGVYTRVTNYNQWIAANTGIVAFSEGLMYPEK
- the LOC117417693 gene encoding urokinase-type plasminogen activator-like isoform X1, yielding MKFLLLLMAVLPHIFSLEAAPRPTSSELYSYEYVEEGCGCLNGGLCFKVKYHQRKWCCKCPRGYKGKTCEFDSRATCYNGNGADYRGTVSETESGNECLDWDYPLLDFGYYSSEQAMLVQLGLGDHNNCRNPDSSKKPWCYVKKGHRFEKEFCSVPACAQELTPTCGLRDENLYKIVGGEISTIDSHPWIASIFYRSRSREMFRCGGSLISACWVLTAAHCFPEGPDTKPGQYSVYLGKDALNATDSLKEQKFDVENIILHHEFDNSQGSFNNDIALVKLSGQCAVESSSVKTVCLPPTNQMLPQGSYCEIAGYGKEAQSLWYFSQYLREATVQLIPQNTCKSMQYYGSEVTDNMFCAGHPEWKVDSCKGDSGGPLVCDVYGKMFLFGIVSWGEGCAKAYRPGVYTRVTNYNQWIAANTGIVAFSEGLMYPEK